A single genomic interval of Penaeus chinensis breed Huanghai No. 1 chromosome 23, ASM1920278v2, whole genome shotgun sequence harbors:
- the LOC125037379 gene encoding tetraspanin-4-like, which translates to MQIVGCSMLGAGIWLRLAYGGYASLLHQYSAISADSLCLAAGVITFILAFCGCCGSWFQSRCMLITYFSLVVVVFSLQLVAGTLAFAFRAEVSTTLIAELQAGIRRSFNETADNAVAITWNHLQTQFECCGVEGPRDWFNIAAWPHEEWVPRSCCISKYADDLDCGKTEEEEHWFNAGCYMQVKMWFIERLHLVGVIGLIFAFVQLFGMIASMLLFCTLGHKRRSHTYKSYHSDT; encoded by the exons ATGCAGATCGTGGGCTGCTCCATGCTGGGCGCGGGCATCTGGCTCCGCCTGGCCTACGGCGGCTACGCGTCCCTCCTGCACCAGTACTCAGCCATCTCCGCCGACTCCCTCTGCCTCGCCGCCGGCGTCATCACCTTCATCCTGGCCTTCTGCGGGTGCTGCGGCTCCTGGTTCCAGAGCCGCTGCATGCTCATCACG TACTTCagcctggtggtggtggtgttctcCCTCCAGCTGGTGGCGGGGACCCTCGCCTTCGCCTTCAGGGCCGAGGTCTCCACCACGCTCATCGCCGAGCTGCAGGCGGGGATACGGCGCTCCTTCAACGAGACGGCAGACAATGCGGTGGCCATTACGTGGAACCACCTGCAGACGCAGTTCGAG TGCTGCGGCGTGGAGGGCCCCCGGGACTGGTTCAACATCGCCGCCTGGCCCCACGAGGAGTGGGTGCCTCGCTCCTGCTGCATCTCCAAGTACGCGGATGACCTGG actgtggaaaaacagaagaggaggagcacTGGTTCAACGCCGGCTGTTACATGCAAGTGAAAATGTGGTTCATCGAAAGACTACATCTCGTTGGCGTGATCGGCCTCATATTTGCCTTTGTGCAG CTCTTCGGCATGATCGCCTCCATGCTCCTGTTCTGCACTCTGGGCCACAAACGGCGATCACACACCTACAAGTCTTACCATTCGGACACCTGA